A window of the Lactuca sativa cultivar Salinas chromosome 5, Lsat_Salinas_v11, whole genome shotgun sequence genome harbors these coding sequences:
- the LOC111913252 gene encoding dicarboxylate transporter 2.1, chloroplastic produces the protein MGSSAVYSAVVSPSSRASLHFKFRPLPLICPTAKRTFLPLLRSLPPPITSTPHRLFLFTTSNPSILTPLPKPIRPFSASSSNDDKSIIESPKFQLQGAKIVPLVVSLGVGLIVRFFIPQPDEVTPEAWQLFSIFLSTIAGLVLSPLPVGAWAFLGLTTTIVTKTLSFSTAFSAFTNEVIWLIVISFFFARGFVKTGLGERIATYFVKWLGKSTLGLSYGLTLSEALIAPAMPSTTARAGGVFLPIIKSLSLSAGSKPNDPSSKKLGSYLIQSQFQCTSNSSALFLTAAAQNLLCLQLAAELGVVVADPWLSWFTAASVPAFSSLLLTPYILYKIYPPETKDTPEAPAMAAKKLELMGPITTNEWVMIFTMLLAVSLWVFGDAIGISSVVTAMLSLSILLLLGVLEWEDCLNEKSAWDTLAWFAVLVGMASQLTNFGLVTWISNYVANSLQSFSLSWPLAFCVLQAAYFLIHYMFASQTGHVGALYSAFLAMHLAAGVPGVMAALVLAFNTNLFGALTHYSSGQAAVYFGAGYVDLPDIFRIGFVMACVNGVIWGVVGGFWWKFLGLY, from the exons ATGGGGAGCTCTGCAGTTTACTCCGCTGTAGTCTCCCCATCTTCACGAGCCTCCTTACACTTCAAATTCCGTCCATTGCCCCTCATTTGCCCCACCGCAAAACGCACCTTTCTTCCCCTCCTCCGATCATTACCACCACCAATCACCTCCACTCCTCACCGTCTCTTCCTCTTCACCACCTCCAATCCCTCCATCCTTACTCCACTCCCGAAACCCATCAGACCCTTTTCAGCATCGTCGTCGAATGATGACAAATCGATCATAGAATCCCCAAAATTCCAATTACAAGGCGCAAAGATCGTACCTTTAGTAGTCTCACTAGGAGTTGGCTTAATTGTACGTTTCTTCATCCCACAACCTGATGAAGTCACGCCTGAAGCATGGCAACTCTTCTCTATATTCCTCTCCACCATCGCCGGGCTCGTTTTATCGCCATTGCCAGTCGGCGCTTGGGCTTTTCTAGGCCTCACCACCACCATCGTAACCAAAACCTTATCATTCTCAACGGCGTTCAGTGCTTTCACCAATGAAGTAATTTGGTTGATTGTGATTTCCTTCTTTTTCGCTCGTGGGTTCGTTAAGACTGGATTAGGTGAAAGAATCGCCACCTATTTCGTCAAATGGTTAGGGAAGAGTACATTAGGGTTGTCTTACGGATTGACGTTAAGCGAGGCTCTGATTGCTCCGGCGATGCCTAGTACCACCGCCAGGGCCGGTGGCGTTTTCTTGCCGATTATTAAGTCGTTGTCTCTGTCAGCCGGGAGTAAACCCAATGACCCCTCTTCGAAGAAGCTTGGTTCTTATCTCATTCAGTCACAGTTCCAG TGTACTAGTAATTCTAGCGCTCTTTTCCTCACCGCCGCCGCACAAAATCTCTTATGTCTGCAATTAGCGGCGGAACTCGGGGTGGTGGTCGCAGACCCATGGCTTTCTTGGTTCACGGCGGCGAGTGTACCTGctttttcttctcttcttcttactCCATATATATTATACAAAATTTACCCTCCGGAAACCAAAGATACACCAGAAGCCCCTGCCATGGCTGCCAAAAAGCTCGAGCTTATGGGTCCAATCACAACTAATGAATGGGTGATGATCTTCACCATGCTTCTTGCTGTCTCTCTATGGGTATTTGG GGATGCAATAGGGATATCAAGTGTTGTAACAGCAATGCTGAGTTTATCAATACTTTTGTTGTTAGGAGTGCTTGAATGGGAAGActgcttgaatgaaaaatcggCATGGGACACTTTGGCTTGGTTTGCAGTGCTTGTGGGCATGGCTAGTCAATTGACCAACTTTGGATTAGTAACATGGATATCAAATTATGTTGCTAATTCTCTGCAATCTTTCTCATTaagttggcctttagctttttgtgTTCTTCAAGCAGCTTACTTCTTGATTCACTACATGTTTGCAAGTCAAACAGGTCACGTGGGAGCCTTATATTCCGCTTTTCTAGCCATGCACTTGGCAGCCGGGGTGCCTGGGGTGATGGCTGCACTTGTTCTTGCTTTTAATACAAACTTATTTGGCGCTTTAACACATTATAGTAGCGGCCAGGCTGCCGTCTACTTTGGAG CTGGTTATGTAGACCTCCCGGATATATTCAGAATTGGGTTTGTTATGGCGTGTGTTAATGGTGTGATATGGGGGGTTGTTGGCGGTTTTTGGTGGAAGTTTTTGGGGCTATATTGA
- the LOC111913291 gene encoding uncharacterized protein LOC111913291, producing the protein MRKNDDEEIHNENQQSKRHKAAIGEPQPQEHENQQENDIAEATQSNPNEVDLKHLERDPAKRKQMWEYPVNLREQSILQQHMLLIVLFVIYLMINQVCAMVMMRLLLKDLTIGKKLTMGKKCAFLKHIGYSQHRNAVTFAENLMNQATHIENIIVKQNEAQILKNHLRLKSSIDMVRWLTFQACALPGHDQTPNSKIENAPYNSKYTSGDIQKEILSIIANKVRKHIRSEVGDSYFCVMVDESRDESKKEQMAIVLRFVDAEGIIRERFLDLVHVRDTLSLTLKTNMWRQLLHYQFDVSKIHDEGYGGASNMRGEWNGLQALVIKDCPYAYKRHGELQKAKATEIEHLLELSEIESGIIDDVSPIYSQCGDADAAYCYLKPFEFVFILHLMKEVMGKTDILSQALQKKPQDILNAMELV; encoded by the exons ATgag aaagaaTGACGATGAAGAAATTCATAATGAAAATCAACAGAGTAAACGCCACAAAGCTGCAATAGGTGAGCCGCAACCGCAAGAACATGAAAATCAACAAGAGAATGATATTGCTGAAGCTACACAATCAAATCCTAATGAAGTGGATCTTAAGCATCTAGAAAGAGATCCCGCTAAGCGAAAACAAATGTGGGAATATCCAGTTAATTTAAGGGAACAA AGTATTCTCCAACAACACATGCTTCTTAttgttttatttgttatatatttaaTGATAAACCAAGTGTGTGCCATGGTTATGATGCGTTTATTGTTAAAGGATTTGACAATTGGAAAAAAGTTAACGATGGGAAAAAAATGTGCATTCTTGAAGCACATTGGTTATTCACAACATAGAAATGCTGTTACATTTGCTGAAAACTTGATGAACCAAGCAACACACATTGAAAATATCATAGTGAAGCAAAATGAAGCACAAATATTGAAGAACCATTTACGATTAAAATCTTCAATTGACATGGTTCGTTGGTTGACATTCCAAGCTTGTGCTTTACCAGGACATGATCAAACGCCTAATTCAAAAATCGAG AATGCTCCTTATAATTCAAAATATACTTCTGGAGATATTCAAAAAGAAATTCTTAGTATTATTGCAAATAAAGTTAGGAAGCATATTCGTAGTGAAGTCGGGGATTCATACTTTTGTGTCATGGTTGATGAGTCACGAGATGAGTCTAAAAAAGAGCAAATGGCCATAGTTTTGAGATTTGTTGATGCAGAAGGGATCATACGGGAAAGGTTCTTGGATTTGGTTCATGTTAGGGATACCTTATCATTAACCTTGAAAACAAATATGTGGAGACAACTTTTGCACTATCAGTTTGATGTTAGCAAAATCCATGACGAAGGTTATGGTGGTGCTAGTAATATGAGAGGGGAATGGAATGGATTACAGGCACTTGTTATTAAGGATTGTCCTTATGCATA TAAGCGTCATGGTGAGTTACAAAAGGCAAAGGCAACTGAGATTGAACATTTATTGGAACTTAGTGAAATCGAATCAG GAATAATTGATGATGTATCTCCTATTTATTCTCAATGTGGAGATGCTGATGCAGCTTACTGTTACCTGAAACCATTTGAGTTTGTGTTTATTCTTCACTTGATGAAAGAAGTAATGGGAAAAACTGATATACTTTCTCAAGCTCTACAAAAGAAACCCCAAGATATTCTTAATGCCATGGAGTTAGTTTAA
- the LOC111913253 gene encoding 2-carboxy-1,4-naphthoquinone phytyltransferase, chloroplastic: MGCGLHLHNTPNFTRVYPIVSLSGNLKTSSWCCGLHLHNTPDFNGTHIRRLKLYRERRRRSQPTSIKSQPDDPATISVHAHEDEIPKATLVWRAIKLPIYSVALVPLTVGTAAAYLQTGLFKAKQYVLLLASSVLIITWLNLSNDVYDFDTGADINKKESVVNMISSRSMTLTAALVFLGLGCMGILWASMEAGNVRSTLLLASAITCGYIYQCPPFRLSYHGLGEPLCFAAFGPFATTAFYLLQGGGIRAEMLPITTTILSASLLVGITTSLILFCSHFHQIAGDKAVGKLSPLVRIGTETGSNVVKVAVISLYSLLVLLGICKALPITSIFLCALTVPMGRIVVSFVEDNHQDKTKIFMAKYFCVRLHGLFGAALAVGMVAARILTRNNVPQPLIS, from the exons ATGGGTTGTGGCCTTCATCTCCATAACACCCCGAATTTCACCAG GGTTTACCCCATAGTTTCACTATCGGGTAACTTAAAAACTTCATCATGGTGTTGTGGCCTTCATCTCCATAACACCCCGGACTTCAATGGGACTCATATAAGACGCTTGAAGCTCTAtcgagaaagaagaagaagaagtcaaCCAACTTCCATCAAAAGTCAACCAGATGATCCCGCCACCATTTCTGTTCATGCTCATGAAGATGAGATACCTAAAGCAACATTAGTATGGAGAGCAATCAAATTACCAATCTATTCCGTCGCACTGGTTCCCTTGACC GTTGGAACTGCAGCAGCTTATCTTCAGACAGGCTTGTTTAAAGCCAAACAATATGTTCTGCTTTTGGCTTCATCAGTTCTTATAATCACTTGGCTCAATTTAAG CAACgatgtgtatgattttgatacaggaGCAGATATAAACAAGAAAGAATCTGTTGTTAACATGATCAGCAG CCGATCCATGACCCTAACTGCTGCTTTGGTGTTTCTTGGTTTGGGGTGTATGGGGATTCTTTGGGCATCCATGGAAGCTGGAAATGTGAGGTCAACCTTACTACTTGCTTCTGCCATCACTTGTGGATACATATATCAG TGTCCACCTTTTCGGTTGAGTTACCATGGTTTGGGAGAACCATTGTGCTTTGCAGCATTCGGTCCGTTTGCAACCACGGCCTTTTACTTGTTGCAGGGTGGCGGCATAAGGGCGGAGATGCTACCAATAACCACCACAATTCTATCTGCTTCACTCCTTGTTGGCATTACCACATCTCTTATTCTTTTTTGTAGTCATTTTCACCAG ATTGCAGGAGATAAGGCTGTAGGAAAGCTCTCTCCACTA GTGAGGATTGGAACAGAAACAGGTTCAAATGTGGTGAAAGTGGCTGTGATTTCTCTCTATTCACTTTTGGTTCTTCTTGGCATATGCAAAGCTCTTCCAATTACTTCCATT TTTCTGTGTGCACTTACAGTACCCATGGGAAGGATTGTGGTCAGCTTTGTTGAGGATAACCACCAG gATAAAACGAAAATATTTATGGCAAAATATTTTTGTGTTCGATTGCATGGGTTATTTGGAGCTGCTTTAGCTGTTGGAATGGTAGCAGCCAGGATCCTAACGAGAAATAATGTACCCCAAccattaatttcttaa